The DNA sequence GGCGGCGGCATGCTCGTCCTCGTCGGCGTCCTGCTGGCCACGGGCGTGTGGAACGACCTGGTGTACCGGCTCCAGTTGTGGAGCGCGGCGTACACCACAGCCGTCTAGGCCGTCTCTTTCGGATCTTGCCCGGCCCTCCCTCCCCGCATCCCTCCCTCCCCTGACGAAAGCACAGCCGATGAACGTGTCCCCGTACGCTCACCACTCCCGCAAGGCCCGCCTCGCCGCCGCCCTGCTCTCCCTGGCCGCGCTCACGGCCTGCGGCGGGGAGCCCGCCGAGGCCGGCCCGGCGCCCACGACGAGCTTCACCGAGAACGGGGTCACCGTCACGCTCTCGGTCTCGGACTGGCATCCGCCGCGGGCCACCCTGACCGCGGTCTTCACCCCCGAGGAGAAGGGGTTCCACCTCTACAGCACCGAGCTGCCGGCCACCGGGATCGAGGGCGTGGGCCGGCCGACTTCGATGGCCGTCACCGGCGTCCTGCGCGCGGACGGGAAGCTGACGGCCGCAGCGGACGTACGGACGATCAGCGTGCCCGGCGTCGACGCCCCGGTCCCCGTCTACCCGGACGGGCCCGTCACCACCACCCTGCCCGTCCGCCTGGACGGCAGCGGGGAGGCGACCGTACTGCTCGGGTACGCGAGCTGCAGCACGGAGGAGGGCTGCACCATTCCGGTCTCCGACCGCCCCGTCCACCTGCGCGTCGGCGACGGGGGCCCGGCCTTCGGCGACCGATAGGAACGAGCGTTCACCTAAGGTGTGCCCATGCCGAGCGTCCTGGTCGTCGAAGACGACCCCAGCATCCGCCAGTCACTGATCGAAGTCCTGGCGGAGCACGGGTATGCCGTGCGCAGCGCGGGCGACGGGTTCGGCGCCCTGCGCGAGGTCACCCAGTCGCCCGTCGACGCGGTGGTCCTCGACCTGGGGCTGCCCGATCTGGACGGAGGAGACGCACTGCGCATGATCCGGGGCATCTCCTCCGTTCCCGTGCTGGTGGCCACCGCCCGCGACGACGAAGCGGAAATCATCCGGCTCCTCAACGCGGGCGCCGACGACTACCTGGTCAAACCCTTCTCCGGGGGACAGCTCGTCGCACGGCTCTCCGCCGTCCTGCGCCGCACCAGCCACCTGCCGCCCGCCCATCCCGCGCACGGCGCCCGGGGGCCGCGTCCCGCGGCGGCGGACGAGCCGCTGCGCCCCACCACCGTGGGCGAGCTGGCGGTGGACCCCGGGGCGCGCACCGCGTACCTGTCCGGCCGCGAGCTCCGGCTCACCCGCCGCGAGTTCGACCTCTTGGCCTTCCTCGCCCACCACACCGGCCAGGTCGTCTCCAAACGCCGGCTGCTGACCGAGGTCTGGCGCGAGCCCTACGTGGACGACCAGACCGTCGACGTGCACCTGTCCTCGCTGCGCCGCAAGCTCGGCGAACGCGCGGCCGCCCCGCGCTACCTGCTGACCGTCCGCGGCGTCGGCATCAAGCTGGTGGCGCCGCGGTGAGACGCTCCCTGGCCGGAGTGGCGCTCGCCGTCACGTCGATGGTGGCCCTCTCCTTCCTCATACCGCTGGCCGCCCTGGTGATGTCGCTCGTCAAGGAGCAGAGCGTCACCGCCGCCGAACAACGGGCCGCCGCCCTGGCCCCCGTACTGACACTGACCACGGATCCGTCCGCGCTGCGGGAATCCGCCGCCAGCCTGGACGCGGCCGAGTACGTGGTCGTCCACCTGCCCGAGGCCCCCGCCCTCGGTACCTCCCGGGCCCCCGCGGAGCTGCTCCAACGGGCCCAGCAGGGCCGCGAGTCCATATCCGAGCGGATTCCCGGCGGCTGGATCTGCCTGCAGCCGGTGGTACTGCCCGGCGACCAGGTCGCGGTCATCGAGAACTTCGTCCCCGAACAGGAGCTGACCCGCGGGGTCACGGCCTCCTGGGCGGTCATGCTCCTCCTCGCCGTCGGGCTGGTCGGCGGTTCCGTACTGGTCGCGGACCGCCTCGGCGCCAAGGTCGTCAGGTCCTCCAAGAGGCTCGCCCATGCCTCCCAGGACCTGGGCCAAGGCAATCTGGACGCCCGCGTGGACCCCATGGGCCCCAGGGAACTGCGCGAGGCCGGCATCGCCTTCAACACCATGGCCCACCGGATGACCGAGCTGCTCGCCGTCGAACGCGAACTGGTCGCCGACCTGTCCCACCGGCTGCGCACCCCGCTGACGGCCCTGCACCTGGCGACGGAACGCATGGCCGGCTCACCGGAGTCGGCCAGGGTCGAGGCCGCCGTCTGCGCACTGGAAACGGAACTCCGGGCCATCATCACCGCGGCCCGCACCCCGCTCGCCGTGGGCCCGATGGGGCAGGGCATGCTCGGCCCGGAAACCGGTACGGTGCCGGCACACCAGGCCGCCCGAGCGGTACCGGCCGGACCCCGCTGCGAGGCGGCGGACGTCGTACGCCGCCGGACCGCCTTCTGGGCCGTCCTGGCGGAGCAGCAGAACCGCCCCTGCTCCCTCGACCTCACCCAGGAGTCCGCGGCGGTGGGCCTCTCCGAAGACGACGTCGCCGCCGTGGTGGACGCCCTCATCGGCAACGTCTTCCGGCACACCCCGCCCGGTACCCCGTTCGCCGTACGCGTCGCCCGTACCGCCCAGGCCGTGGAACTGGTCGTGGAGGACGCCGGTCCGGGCATCCCCGAACCGGACCAGGCCCTCTCCCGCGGAAGCAGCACCGGCTCCTCGGGGCTCGGCCTCGACATCGCCCGCAGGGCCGGCTCCGTCACCGGCGGCTCGGTGCGCATCGCCCGGGGGCCCCGCGGCGGAGCCCGGATCACCGTGGTCTTCGGACTGGCAGCACCCCAGCCGTCCCGGCGCGGGCCGCGCGCGTCCCGGCGGCGTACGGGGTGGCCGCGCGGCCGGTGAAGCCCCCGGACGCCCCGTGGCGGCCCGCGGCCGCCCGGCGCGGCCCGCGCCGTCAGACGGCCGGGGCCACCGGAGCGACCTCGGGGAAGACGGGGGCGATTCCGAGGGCCGGCGCGATCGCCCGCCAGATCGTCGACTGCGCCGTGTCGAGGTCGATCCGGGGGTCCTCCAGCATCAGACGGTTGCCGAGGCCGTCGCACAGGGCCAGCACCAGCGTGCCGACCTCGGCGACGTCACAGTCGGTGAACTCTCCGGAGGCGATGCCCCGTTCCACGACTCCGGCGACCCATGCGTGCAGCTGGTCGTACAGGTCCACGGCGAGGTGCCGGGCCGTGCCGTCGCGCAGGGCGCGCACCCACAGCTCCTGCCAGAGCTTCCAGTCCTGGCGGAGCTCGGCGTCCGTGGGCAGCATGCTCCGTACGATCCGGGCCAGGACGGCGGCGGCCGGGAGCGAATCGTCCTCGCTGCCGGTGTCCGTGCCGGTCTTGGCGAAGGAGTGCGTCATCGCCTCGGCGAAGAGCTTCTCGCGGGTGTCGAAGTGGTAGTGGAGCAGGGCCTTCGAGACACCGGCGGCCTCGGCGACCTTGCGCATGCTGACGTGCTCGAAACCGATGTCGGCGATCACTTCGCACGCGGCCGTGAGGATCCGCTCACGCGTTTCGAGTGCCCGCTCGGCTTTGGTCACGTGGGCTGCTCCCCGTGTCGGCACCCGTCGGTCGGGGTGCGTGGGTGGGTGGAAGGGCCCCGGCGGCCCCGCCCGCCGGACCCCCATCCTCGCGCATGGCGCCTGCGGGCTCCGGCCGCCGGGGCACCGCGGTCAGGAATAGGTGTGGAAGCCCCGGCCGGTCTTGCGGCCGAGCAGGCCCGCGTCCACCATCCGGGCCAGCAAGGGAGGCGGTGCGTACAGAGGTTCCCGGTACTCCGCGTACATCGACCGGGCGATCGCCTGGACGGTGTCCAGCCCGATGAGGTCGGCGAGGGCCAGCGGCCCGAGGGGGTGCGCGCAGCCCAGGGTCATGCCCCGGTCGATGTCCTCGGCCGACGCGGTCCGCGATGCGGCCATCCGTACGGCGGCCAGCAGGTAGGGGACGAGGAGCGCGTTCACCACGAACCCGGCCCGGTCCTCGGCCTGGACGACCTGTTTGCCCAGCACGCCGGAGGCGAACTCCCGCGCGCGCCGGACGGTCTGCGCGGAGGTGAGCAGGGAGGGCACCAGCTCGACCAGGGGAAGTACCGGGACGGGATTGAAGAAGTGGAGGCCGACGACCTGTTCCGGCCGGGACGTGGCCGCCGCCAGCCGGATGACCGGGATGGAGGAGGTGTTCGTCGCGAGGACCGCGTCCCTGTGCCCGACGGCCCGGTCGAGCCGGGCGAAGACCTCCAGCTTCGCCCGCTCGTCCTCGGCCACCGCTTCGACGACGAGGTCCCGGTCGGCCATCCCGTCCATGTCCGTGGTCATCGTGATCCGGCCCGCGGCGGCGTCGCGTTCGGCGTCGGTGAGCTTTCCGGCGGCCGTGGCGCGGGCCAGGGAGCGCGCGATCCGCTCCAGGCCGGCGTCCGCGGCCCGCCGGCTCGTCTCCACCACCACGACGTCCCGCCCGGCGCGGGCGCAGACCTCGGCGATCCCGGAGCCCATCAGGCCGCACCCCACGATCCCGACGCGTTCGACATCGGTCATCGGCTCTCCCTCTTCGGACTCGGACGTTTCTCGTGCGGTTCCCGTACGGTTCGTTCCCGTACGGGTCCCTCCCGGACGGACGGACGGACGGACTGACGGACTGACGGGCGGATCCGGCGGCCGTCCGGGCCGCGGACCGCGGGTGCGGCCCGGACCGCCGCCCGGGGTCACACGGAGGACGGCATCCGCAGGACTCCGGTGCCGCGCTTGACGAGTTCGCCCGCGATGATCAGGCGCTGGATCTCGGAGGTGCCCTCCCAGATGCGGTCGACGCGCAGTTCGCGGTAGAGCCGCTCGACGGGGTACGAGCGGTCGTAGCCGCGGCCCCCGAAGATCTGCAGGCAGCGGTCGATGACCCGGCCGGACGCCTCGCTCGCCGACAGCTTGGCGATGGCGGCCTTCGCGTGCAGCGTCTTGCGGTCGAGGACGCCCTCGTCGACCTCCCAGGCGACCTGGTGGGTGTAGGCGCGGTTGACGGCGATGTCGACGGCGCAGTCGGCGAGCATGCCCTGGATCAGCTGGAAGTCGGCGATGGGGGAGCCGAACTGGCGGCGCTCGACCGCCCAGTCGCGGGCGAGTTCCAGGGCGCGCTCCGCCGCTCCGATCGTGCGCGCGGCGATCATCAGCCGTTCCTCGGTGAACCAGGAGCGGGTGATGTCGTAGCCGGTGCCCACCTCCCCGAGCACGGCGTCCGCGGGCAGGCGGACCTCGGAGAAGGTGAACTCGGGGTGCTCGTAGACGAAGGTGTGCATCCAGCGGGGCACCCGGGTCATCTCGATGCCCGGGGTGTCCTTGTCGACGAGGAACAGGGTCGGTGCCCGCTCCTCGCCGGCGGCCGCGAGGACGATCATGAAGTCCGCGTGGTCGCCGACGGTGACGAACCACTTCTCGCCGTTCAGTACCCAACCGCCGTCCCCGGTCCGCGTCGCCGTGGTCCGCAGGCTCTGCGGGTCGGAGCCGGCCTCGGGCTCGCTCACCGCGTAGCAGTCGCGGCGCTGTCCCCGGATCACCGGGACGAGGTACCGCTCGCGCTGGTCCGGCGTGCAGAAGGACAGTGCGTTGGCCGGACGCCACACCATGTCCCACAAGGCGCCGGTGAGCCGTCCGAGTTCGGCCTGGACGGTGACCTGCTCCAGGATGCTCAGCCCGGCCCCGCCCCACTCCGCGGGCATGTTGACGGCCTGGAGGCCGCTGTCGAGGACGGCGTCGCGGATCTCGGTGTGGGCGTGCGCGGGGAGGCCGTTGTTCTCCTCGCAGTCGAGTTCGTACTTCATGATGAACCCGGTGAGGGCGCGCGCCGAGTCGCGGAGCTCTTCCTGACGGGCGGTGAGGCGGAAGTCCATGTCGTGTTCGTCCTCGTCCTCGTGATGATGATGGTGATGGCGGTCGTGGTTGCGGGGTGGCAGGCGGTGGCGCAGGGGCCCGTCAGGAGCGGCCGGGCAGGGCGAGCGCCCGCGTACCCCGCTTGACGAGCTCGTTGGCGATGATCAGCCGCTGGATCTCGGAGGTGCCCTCCCAGATCCGGTCGACGCGCAGTTCGCGGTACATCCGCTCGACGGGGTACGAGCGGTCGTAGCCGCGTCCTCCGAAGATCTGCACGCACCGGTCGACGACCCGTCCCGCCGCCTCGCTCGCGGCGAGCTTCGCCGTCGACGCCTTGGCGTGCAGGGTCTTGGGGTCGGTGTGCGGCTGGTCGGCTTCCCAGGCGACCTGGTGGGTGTAGGCGCGGTTGACGGCGATGTCGACGGCGCAGTCGGCGAGCATGCCCTGGATCAGCTGGAAGTTGGCGATGGGGGAGCCGAACTGGCGGCGGCCGACCGCCCAGTCGCGGGCGAGTTCCAGGGCGCGCTCCGCCGCTCCGACGGTCCGGGCGGCGATCATCAGCCGCTCGTCCGTGAACCACTCCTTCGTCAGCTCGTAGCCGTTGCCGACCCCGCCGAGCACGTCCTCGTCGGCGACGAAGACATCGGTGAAGGTGAACTCGGGGTGCCCGTTCACGGCGGAGTGCATGAACCGGGGGACCCGCGTCATCTCGACGCCCGCCGCCCCCTTGTCCACGAAGAACAGGGTCGCGGCCCGCTCCGGGCCCGCATCGGCCTGCACCAGCAGGAAGTCGGCGATGTCACCGCAGGTCACGAACCACTTCTCGCCGTTGAGCAGCCAGCCGCCCCCGGTGCGGGTCGCCGTGCTCGTGCACGAGCCGGGGTCCGAGCCCGCACCGGGTTCGGTGACCGCGAACGCGTCGAACCGCTCGCCCCGGATGACGGGCAGGAGGTACTTCTCGCGCTGCGCCTCGGTGCCGTGGGCGAGGACGTTCGCGGGCCGCCAGGGGATGTCCCAGAGGCAGTTGGTGACCTTGCCGAACTCCTCCTCGACGATGACCTGGTCCAGCAGGGACAGGCCGGCTCCACCCCAGGCGGCGGGCATGTTGATCGCGTAGACCCCGGCGTCCATGGCGGCGCGGGTCAGCTCGCGGACCGTCTCGGCGGGCAACGGGCCGCCCGCCTCCTCGGACCGGTCCTCGTACCCCATCAGGAGTCGTGCGTAGCCGGCGGCGCGGGCCTTGAGGTCGGCCTGCTCGGGCGTGTAGCGGAAGTCCATGGCGTTCTCCAGGGCCTGGGAAGCAGATGAGGCAGGGGATGTGAGGTGCGGGAGGGGATGTGAGGTGCGGGAGGGCGGCGCGGGGTCAGCCCAGGACGGCCCGTGCGTCCAGCGCCAGGGCGCCGTCCGGGCGGACCAGCAGCGGGTTGACCTCCAGCTCGGCGATCTCCGGATGCGCGGCGGCCACCGTCGTGATGCGTTCGATCGCGGCGGCCGCAGCGGCCACGTCCACGGCGGGCCGGCCGCGGACACCCGCGAGCAGGGCGGCGCTCCGCAGCCCCCGCAGCAGCTCCTCGGCCCGCCGCGCCGGTACGGGCGCCAGCGCGAAGGCCACGTCGCGCAGGGTCTCGGTGAGGACCCCGCCGAGCCCGACCATGGCCACCGGTCCGAAGCGGGGGTCACGATTCACGCCCACGATCAGTTCGATGCCGTCCGAGAGGTCCGCCATGGCCTCGACCGAGTACGAGCCGGCGCCGAACCGGGCGCGCATGTCCCGGTAGGCGGCGAGGAGCGCGTCCCGGTCGGTCAGGCGCAGCGCCACCCCACCCGCGTCGGACTTGTGCAGCAGGTGCAGGGCCTTCAGCACGTACGGGCCCTCGAACTCCCCTGCCGCGTCCCGTACTCCGGCCTCGTCGGTGACCTCGCGGGCGGACGGGAACGGCACACCGGCGGCGCCGAGCAGTCCGCGCACCACGTGGTACCCCGGGTCCCGCAGCGGCGCGGCGGCGGGGGGCAGCGCGGGGAGCGCGGGCAGCTCCGGTGCGGAGGCCGCCGTCCGGCGTGTCATCGCCGACAGTGCGCGGGCCGCGTCCTCGGTGGCGGCGAACACCGGTATCCCGGCCCCGGCCAGCACCCGGCAGCTCGGCGACCGCGGATACATCGACTGCACCACCAGGGGCTTCGGCGACTCCGCGAGGTGGGTGACGATCTTCTCGGCGGCCCGCGTCTCACCCTCCGCGAGCACGGAGCCGCCCGCCTGGCCGCCGCCCAGGCCGCCCCCGGACGCGGCGTACCCGCCGAAGTAGCCCGTCATCAGGACCGCGTCGACCTCCTCGGCGGCGAGGAGTTCCGCGATCGTGTCGGCGTAGGAGAGGGGCTGTTGCTCGCCCATGCCCGCCAGGTCGACCGGATTGCCGACCGCGGACTGCCGCCACAGCACGGTCCGCAGCCGGTCCTGGGTCGCCGCGGCGAGCTCCGGCACCTGGAGGCCGGCGTCCTCGGCGGCGTCGGCCGCGATCGCCCCGTGGCCGCCGCCGTCGGTGAAGACCGCGGTCCGGCGCCCTCCCCCGCGAGGTCCGGGCCGGCTGCTCACCGCGGCCAGTACCACGGTCATCTCCCGTGGTGTGCGTACGAGTTCCACCCCCGCGTCGCGGCAGGCGGCGGCCACGACGTCGGCCGAGGTGGTGAGCGCCCCGGTGTGCGACCGGGCGCTGCGGGCGGACGCGGAGCCGCGCCCGGCGGTGAGCAGGACCACCGGTTTGCCCGCGGCGGCGGCGGCCCGGGCGAAGGCCCTGCCGTCGCCGAAGTCCTCGGCGTACACGGCGATCGCCGTGGTGGCCTCGTGCCGGGCGCAGTCCTCGACGAGGTCGACGAGGGTGACGTCGGCCTGGTTGCCGAGGGAGACGAACCGGGAGAAGCCCAGGCCGTGCGGAGCGCCCCGGAGCTGGAGTTCGAGGGCGAGGTTGCCGCTCTGGCTGAGCAGGGCGGTGCCGCCGGGCGTGAAACCGTCCGAGGCGAGGTACAGCTCGGTCGTGTTGTCGGCGATCCCCAGGCAGTTGGGTCCGACGAGCACGGCTCCGGCCTCCCGGACCCGGGCGACGACCGCGCGCTGGCGGGCCGCTCCCTCCGGGCCGGCTTCGGCGAAGCCGGCGGTGATGCCGACGATCGCCTTCGCCCCGCAGGCCAGGGCGTCTTCCACGGCGGCTTCGAAGCCGCTGCCGGGGACTGAGATCACCACCAGCTCGACGGGTTCGCCGATGGCGGCGAGGGACGGGGCAGCCCG is a window from the Streptomyces sp. NBC_01244 genome containing:
- a CDS encoding response regulator transcription factor, whose product is MPSVLVVEDDPSIRQSLIEVLAEHGYAVRSAGDGFGALREVTQSPVDAVVLDLGLPDLDGGDALRMIRGISSVPVLVATARDDEAEIIRLLNAGADDYLVKPFSGGQLVARLSAVLRRTSHLPPAHPAHGARGPRPAAADEPLRPTTVGELAVDPGARTAYLSGRELRLTRREFDLLAFLAHHTGQVVSKRRLLTEVWREPYVDDQTVDVHLSSLRRKLGERAAAPRYLLTVRGVGIKLVAPR
- a CDS encoding HAMP domain-containing sensor histidine kinase, yielding MRRSLAGVALAVTSMVALSFLIPLAALVMSLVKEQSVTAAEQRAAALAPVLTLTTDPSALRESAASLDAAEYVVVHLPEAPALGTSRAPAELLQRAQQGRESISERIPGGWICLQPVVLPGDQVAVIENFVPEQELTRGVTASWAVMLLLAVGLVGGSVLVADRLGAKVVRSSKRLAHASQDLGQGNLDARVDPMGPRELREAGIAFNTMAHRMTELLAVERELVADLSHRLRTPLTALHLATERMAGSPESARVEAAVCALETELRAIITAARTPLAVGPMGQGMLGPETGTVPAHQAARAVPAGPRCEAADVVRRRTAFWAVLAEQQNRPCSLDLTQESAAVGLSEDDVAAVVDALIGNVFRHTPPGTPFAVRVARTAQAVELVVEDAGPGIPEPDQALSRGSSTGSSGLGLDIARRAGSVTGGSVRIARGPRGGARITVVFGLAAPQPSRRGPRASRRRTGWPRGR
- a CDS encoding TetR/AcrR family transcriptional regulator, translated to MTKAERALETRERILTAACEVIADIGFEHVSMRKVAEAAGVSKALLHYHFDTREKLFAEAMTHSFAKTGTDTGSEDDSLPAAAVLARIVRSMLPTDAELRQDWKLWQELWVRALRDGTARHLAVDLYDQLHAWVAGVVERGIASGEFTDCDVAEVGTLVLALCDGLGNRLMLEDPRIDLDTAQSTIWRAIAPALGIAPVFPEVAPVAPAV
- a CDS encoding 3-hydroxybutyryl-CoA dehydrogenase; amino-acid sequence: MTDVERVGIVGCGLMGSGIAEVCARAGRDVVVVETSRRAADAGLERIARSLARATAAGKLTDAERDAAAGRITMTTDMDGMADRDLVVEAVAEDERAKLEVFARLDRAVGHRDAVLATNTSSIPVIRLAAATSRPEQVVGLHFFNPVPVLPLVELVPSLLTSAQTVRRAREFASGVLGKQVVQAEDRAGFVVNALLVPYLLAAVRMAASRTASAEDIDRGMTLGCAHPLGPLALADLIGLDTVQAIARSMYAEYREPLYAPPPLLARMVDAGLLGRKTGRGFHTYS
- a CDS encoding acyl-CoA dehydrogenase family protein, with protein sequence MDFRLTARQEELRDSARALTGFIMKYELDCEENNGLPAHAHTEIRDAVLDSGLQAVNMPAEWGGAGLSILEQVTVQAELGRLTGALWDMVWRPANALSFCTPDQRERYLVPVIRGQRRDCYAVSEPEAGSDPQSLRTTATRTGDGGWVLNGEKWFVTVGDHADFMIVLAAAGEERAPTLFLVDKDTPGIEMTRVPRWMHTFVYEHPEFTFSEVRLPADAVLGEVGTGYDITRSWFTEERLMIAARTIGAAERALELARDWAVERRQFGSPIADFQLIQGMLADCAVDIAVNRAYTHQVAWEVDEGVLDRKTLHAKAAIAKLSASEASGRVIDRCLQIFGGRGYDRSYPVERLYRELRVDRIWEGTSEIQRLIIAGELVKRGTGVLRMPSSV
- a CDS encoding acyl-CoA dehydrogenase family protein translates to MDFRYTPEQADLKARAAGYARLLMGYEDRSEEAGGPLPAETVRELTRAAMDAGVYAINMPAAWGGAGLSLLDQVIVEEEFGKVTNCLWDIPWRPANVLAHGTEAQREKYLLPVIRGERFDAFAVTEPGAGSDPGSCTSTATRTGGGWLLNGEKWFVTCGDIADFLLVQADAGPERAATLFFVDKGAAGVEMTRVPRFMHSAVNGHPEFTFTDVFVADEDVLGGVGNGYELTKEWFTDERLMIAARTVGAAERALELARDWAVGRRQFGSPIANFQLIQGMLADCAVDIAVNRAYTHQVAWEADQPHTDPKTLHAKASTAKLAASEAAGRVVDRCVQIFGGRGYDRSYPVERMYRELRVDRIWEGTSEIQRLIIANELVKRGTRALALPGRS
- a CDS encoding acetate--CoA ligase family protein, whose protein sequence is MGRDLTALFDPRSVAVVGASDDPAKYGHAVASQALRADGRRPVHLVNRRGGTVLGRRAAPSLAAIGEPVELVVISVPGSGFEAAVEDALACGAKAIVGITAGFAEAGPEGAARQRAVVARVREAGAVLVGPNCLGIADNTTELYLASDGFTPGGTALLSQSGNLALELQLRGAPHGLGFSRFVSLGNQADVTLVDLVEDCARHEATTAIAVYAEDFGDGRAFARAAAAAGKPVVLLTAGRGSASARSARSHTGALTTSADVVAAACRDAGVELVRTPREMTVVLAAVSSRPGPRGGGRRTAVFTDGGGHGAIAADAAEDAGLQVPELAAATQDRLRTVLWRQSAVGNPVDLAGMGEQQPLSYADTIAELLAAEEVDAVLMTGYFGGYAASGGGLGGGQAGGSVLAEGETRAAEKIVTHLAESPKPLVVQSMYPRSPSCRVLAGAGIPVFAATEDAARALSAMTRRTAASAPELPALPALPPAAAPLRDPGYHVVRGLLGAAGVPFPSAREVTDEAGVRDAAGEFEGPYVLKALHLLHKSDAGGVALRLTDRDALLAAYRDMRARFGAGSYSVEAMADLSDGIELIVGVNRDPRFGPVAMVGLGGVLTETLRDVAFALAPVPARRAEELLRGLRSAALLAGVRGRPAVDVAAAAAAIERITTVAAAHPEIAELEVNPLLVRPDGALALDARAVLG